A window from Kovacikia minuta CCNUW1 encodes these proteins:
- a CDS encoding DUF6972 family protein gives MEQKVPFIPDGIEIPLYYGEVKIDAENRYHVIPRTGYGEA, from the coding sequence ATGGAGCAGAAAGTCCCTTTTATTCCTGATGGAATAGAAATTCCCCTTTATTACGGCGAGGTGAAGATCGATGCAGAAAACCGATACCACGTCATCCCCCGCACCGGATATGGTGAAGCGTAA
- a CDS encoding DUF3368 domain-containing protein: MVASRFGLNITGLLGILLIAKQPGLIQAVKPLLDNLINQAGFRVNSSLYTRILQTAGE; this comes from the coding sequence ATGGTAGCATCCAGATTTGGACTCAATATTACGGGGCTTCTGGGTATCCTCCTGATTGCTAAACAACCAGGATTGATTCAAGCAGTGAAACCTTTGCTAGATAATCTGATCAATCAAGCTGGCTTCCGTGTTAACAGTTCTCTTTACACCCGTATTTTGCAAACTGCTGGAGAATAG
- a CDS encoding type II toxin-antitoxin system VapC family toxin, translating to MVTGDNAVFVDTNILVYANLALSPFHVQAVERLQVFNDQGIDLWLSRQVLREYLSAMTSGRSNRANSDRLSCSGHSLLY from the coding sequence ATGGTGACAGGTGATAACGCTGTTTTCGTTGACACAAACATTTTGGTCTATGCGAATTTGGCACTGTCACCTTTTCATGTCCAGGCTGTAGAACGCCTGCAAGTGTTTAACGATCAGGGGATTGATCTGTGGCTCAGTCGTCAGGTTCTTAGAGAGTATCTATCTGCAATGACTAGCGGGCGATCTAACCGGGCAAATTCCGATCGCCTCTCTTGCAGCGGACATTCGTTACTTTACTGA
- a CDS encoding UPF0175 family protein, whose product MGVVIPDDILQAARMTEADLKREIAIMLYQQKKLSSGKARRLAGKSLIGFQQELASRGICVNYDVEDFEAEVANLKKLGDL is encoded by the coding sequence ATGGGCGTTGTCATTCCTGATGATATTCTTCAGGCGGCAAGGATGACTGAGGCTGACCTGAAGCGGGAAATTGCCATCATGCTGTATCAGCAAAAGAAACTCAGCAGTGGCAAGGCTCGACGGCTTGCCGGAAAGTCGCTGATTGGGTTTCAGCAGGAGCTTGCCAGTCGAGGAATCTGTGTTAACTACGATGTTGAAGACTTTGAAGCCGAAGTCGCAAACTTGAAGAAACTGGGTGATTTGTGA
- a CDS encoding LCP family protein → MTQIESRSKVQPSKGSGQPKRNGSSNPSSKNSVPPTIAPPPPKNQSPIKWLLRGVILTSLVAASTTLGLAAALLIPLPTGLAFHNNKQERSLDDLWQTGLQYQIARPVNILVMGIDRVPGAAQNSKSIFDGRSDTMLLVRLDPQDDSVKLLSIPRDTQVDIPGIGVVKINDANVEGGPKLAATTVSNTLNGVQIDRYVRVSTEAFRELVDLLGGVEVYVPKPMSYTDQTQKLKINLSPGLQTLNGDQAEQFARFRHDDYGDIGRVQRQQMLMKALLKQLTNPMVIPRLPGLISSMQKYIDTNLSTEELLALVGAGRKLSQGNFKMVMLPGRFSAPGEFQASYWIMDPVGRDRVMQQYFNVSAVDEASNPTASTTSLRIAIQNASSKPDAAYQLRQHLVKLGFNNVSIAPDWAERQPQTEIVVQQGDLSGAAELKQRLGFGSVEADSTGDLESDLTIRVGEDWVNKER, encoded by the coding sequence GTGACACAAATCGAGAGCCGTTCCAAAGTCCAACCATCCAAAGGGTCAGGACAGCCAAAACGTAATGGGAGTTCCAACCCAAGTTCAAAAAATTCGGTTCCACCCACGATCGCCCCTCCTCCTCCCAAAAATCAATCACCCATTAAATGGTTACTGCGGGGAGTAATTTTGACAAGCCTGGTTGCAGCTTCAACCACTCTGGGGTTAGCGGCGGCGTTACTGATTCCTCTACCCACTGGGTTGGCATTCCACAATAATAAGCAGGAACGATCGCTCGACGACCTCTGGCAAACCGGGTTACAGTATCAAATCGCCCGTCCTGTAAACATTCTCGTCATGGGGATTGACCGGGTTCCGGGAGCGGCTCAAAACTCTAAATCTATTTTCGACGGACGCAGCGATACGATGTTGCTGGTGCGGTTAGACCCCCAGGACGATTCCGTTAAGTTGTTGTCCATTCCTAGAGACACCCAGGTTGATATTCCTGGCATTGGGGTGGTGAAGATTAACGATGCCAACGTTGAAGGGGGTCCCAAACTGGCTGCGACCACCGTTAGTAACACCCTGAATGGCGTCCAGATCGATCGCTACGTCCGGGTCAGCACAGAAGCATTTCGAGAACTGGTGGATCTTCTGGGCGGGGTTGAGGTTTACGTTCCTAAACCCATGTCCTATACCGATCAAACTCAAAAGCTAAAGATCAACCTTTCTCCTGGGCTGCAAACCCTAAACGGTGACCAGGCAGAGCAGTTTGCCCGCTTCCGGCATGATGACTATGGGGATATTGGACGGGTGCAGCGGCAACAAATGTTGATGAAGGCGTTGCTTAAACAACTCACCAATCCAATGGTGATTCCACGCCTGCCAGGGCTGATTTCGTCAATGCAGAAATATATTGATACGAATCTCAGTACGGAAGAACTGCTGGCACTAGTGGGCGCAGGGCGCAAGCTCAGTCAGGGAAACTTCAAAATGGTCATGCTACCAGGGCGGTTTAGTGCGCCGGGAGAGTTTCAGGCTAGCTATTGGATTATGGACCCCGTGGGACGCGATCGCGTGATGCAACAGTACTTTAATGTGTCTGCCGTTGATGAAGCTTCCAACCCTACCGCTTCTACCACCTCCCTCAGAATCGCCATTCAAAATGCTTCTAGCAAGCCTGATGCTGCTTATCAGCTTCGTCAACATCTAGTAAAGTTGGGCTTTAACAACGTTTCGATCGCGCCAGATTGGGCTGAACGGCAACCCCAAACTGAAATTGTTGTTCAGCAAGGTGACCTGAGTGGTGCCGCAGAACTTAAACAACGTCTGGGTTTTGGTTCTGTTGAAGCTGACTCTACAGGCGACCTGGAATCGGATCTCACGATCCGGGTGGGGGAAGATTGGGTAAATAAGGAACGATAG
- a CDS encoding PIN domain-containing protein gives MIEQIPTGGRQIHDANIVATMQTYGVQNLLTHNTADFDRFSQVITVLPLIETT, from the coding sequence TTGATCGAACAAATTCCCACAGGTGGCAGACAAATCCACGATGCAAACATCGTTGCTACGATGCAGACTTATGGTGTCCAGAATCTTCTAACTCACAATACAGCCGACTTCGATCGATTTTCTCAGGTGATTACCGTATTGCCTTTAATCGAAACAACTTAG
- a CDS encoding type II toxin-antitoxin system VapC family toxin yields MDKIVVDSSVVIKWFVVEPYSVEACQLLNHYQSGGLTLLAPDLIYSEVGNIVWKKQQFQGLAATDAQQVIDCFRSLNLVLTPTATLLDAAYSLAVTYNVYDAMYLALSQREQCPFITADEKLVNAVSPNFPGVVWVANVSSVMP; encoded by the coding sequence ATGGACAAAATCGTTGTCGATAGTAGTGTCGTTATTAAGTGGTTTGTCGTTGAGCCGTATTCCGTCGAAGCTTGCCAGCTATTGAATCATTACCAGTCTGGTGGACTGACTTTACTTGCACCCGACCTCATTTACTCTGAGGTTGGCAATATTGTCTGGAAAAAGCAACAGTTTCAAGGATTAGCGGCTACAGATGCTCAGCAAGTTATTGATTGTTTCCGATCGCTGAACCTTGTGTTGACTCCAACCGCAACCTTGCTAGATGCAGCGTATTCGCTAGCGGTAACCTACAATGTTTACGATGCCATGTATCTTGCTTTGAGTCAGCGTGAACAGTGCCCCTTTATCACTGCGGATGAGAAGTTAGTCAATGCTGTTAGTCCAAACTTTCCAGGTGTAGTCTGGGTAGCTAATGTAAGTTCTGTAATGCCGTAG
- a CDS encoding DUF6888 family protein has translation MPTTAQAITCFDICQRLTNFYLPIYLVRLDRGCSRSSSVC, from the coding sequence ATTCCAACTACTGCCCAAGCCATTACTTGCTTTGACATTTGTCAGCGGTTGACCAATTTCTACTTACCAATTTATTTGGTCCGTTTGGACAGAGGATGCTCAAGATCCAGTTCGGTTTGCTGA